The proteins below are encoded in one region of Kineosporia corallincola:
- a CDS encoding helix-turn-helix transcriptional regulator, which yields MTPIAGLEQAERTTVLVHAEDRFTRTGLLGMLSAGPRITPVLTAEGTDVDVVLVASTSLTSSLMRQLRSRTGPRPPSVLVLDQLGDADVFGVLELGVRAVLWRPEATGERLLHTIRLVRRGGVLLPAEVQQMLVDAVVRVQQNVLTPRRLTASGLEDREIDVIRLVAQGLDTAEVARRLAYSERTVKTILAGMISRLNLRSRSHAVAYAIRSGVL from the coding sequence ATGACGCCGATCGCAGGACTCGAACAGGCCGAGAGGACGACCGTTCTCGTCCATGCCGAGGACCGCTTCACCCGCACCGGACTGCTCGGCATGCTCAGCGCGGGCCCGCGGATCACGCCGGTCCTGACCGCCGAAGGGACCGATGTCGACGTCGTCCTGGTGGCCTCGACGTCGCTCACCAGTTCCCTGATGCGGCAGCTGCGGTCCCGGACCGGCCCGCGCCCGCCGTCCGTCCTGGTTCTCGACCAGCTGGGTGACGCGGACGTCTTCGGCGTCCTCGAGCTGGGGGTGCGGGCCGTTCTGTGGCGTCCCGAGGCCACCGGCGAACGCCTGCTCCACACCATCCGCCTCGTGCGCCGAGGTGGGGTCCTCCTTCCCGCCGAGGTGCAGCAGATGCTGGTCGACGCCGTGGTCAGGGTCCAGCAGAACGTCCTGACACCGCGCCGGCTCACCGCGTCCGGCCTGGAAGACCGCGAGATCGACGTGATCCGGCTGGTGGCCCAGGGACTCGACACCGCCGAGGTCGCGCGGCGCCTCGCCTACTCCGAGCGCACCGTCAAGACCATCCTGGCCGGGATGATCAGCCGGCTGAATCTCCGGAGCCGGTCCCACGCGGTCGCCTACGCGATCCGGTCAGGAGTGCTGTGA
- a CDS encoding helix-turn-helix transcriptional regulator, protein MPEHRSPTTTTAASPIRIALITSDPISRAAFAALVVPWTDMKLLPDARRSGCDLLVVVERAVDGVLLGTLRSHARDATVPVCAIVDEPGDETLLTAGAHAGLSGLVLRDEATPDLLAGVLRRVHGSTARCDGPDGRLQALQSDRERHRHLKPPTGLDLSDLDKREAMILRLLADGLSTSEIASVMGYSEPTIKSSLSCVLQRHDLRNRIHAVSAALQQGLI, encoded by the coding sequence ATGCCCGAACACCGATCACCGACCACGACGACCGCCGCCTCCCCGATCCGTATCGCGCTGATCACCAGCGATCCGATCAGCCGTGCCGCGTTCGCGGCTCTCGTCGTGCCCTGGACGGACATGAAGCTGCTGCCCGACGCCCGCCGATCCGGCTGTGACCTGCTCGTCGTCGTGGAACGCGCCGTCGACGGCGTCCTGCTGGGAACCCTGAGGTCTCACGCCCGGGACGCAACCGTGCCGGTGTGCGCGATCGTCGACGAACCGGGCGACGAGACGCTGCTGACCGCCGGCGCACACGCCGGGCTGTCGGGACTCGTCCTACGGGACGAGGCGACGCCCGACCTGCTGGCCGGCGTGCTGCGGCGGGTACACGGATCCACCGCGCGATGTGACGGTCCCGACGGGCGTCTCCAGGCGCTCCAGAGCGACCGGGAACGCCACCGGCACCTGAAGCCACCTACCGGCCTGGACCTCAGTGACCTGGACAAGCGCGAGGCCATGATCCTGCGTCTGCTGGCCGACGGCCTGTCCACCTCCGAGATCGCCTCTGTCATGGGGTACTCCGAGCCCACCATCAAGAGCTCGCTCTCGTGTGTGCTTCAGCGCCACGACCTGCGCAACCGCATTCACGCCGTGTCCGCGGCCCTTCAGCAGGGCCTGATCTGA